A segment of the Curtobacterium sp. MCSS17_007 genome:
CCGTGCTGAACTACTTCCCCGCGCAGCCCGCCCTGCACCACCTGCAGCTCTCCATGGACACGATCGACGGGGGCAACCCTGTCGCGTGCTTCGACGAAGAGCTGATCCGGCGCGCATGGGAGTTCGGCTTGTGGACGCAGCTGGTCCCGGCTGACGAGTCCTACCTGGTCGAGTCGACGATCTACGCGCTCGAGGATCTGAACTTGGGACGAGGCCCGTACCCGGAAGAGCGCATCGTCCGATACAGGCGCGAGTCGTGAACCAGCTGGGCTGGCTGATCGAGTGGGGACGCATCGGCCACGGCCTGTCCGGCACCTTCCAAGACCAGCTGACGGGCCGACGTCCGACCGTCGACAGGAACATCGTCGCGGTCCTGTTCCCCGCATACCCGAGCAAATCGCACGTCCGTTTCCGCAGCTACGACGCTGCCGAGTGGCAGGCCTGCTACGACGGGCGCATGATCCGATCGGCCATACGTCTCGGCTACGCCGTCGAGATCAGTCAAGAGCCCGACGACACTATTCCTGAAGAGAGCCACCAGTCGCACTGACTGAAACCAAGCGACCCCGCGTCTGGTGTCCCGAACCTAGGCGCGGGGTCTTCCCATGCGCAGGATCGCGTAGAGCGCCTGTCTCAGGTTGAGGCGCTGCGGGACGAGATCGGCCGCGTTCTGCGCGCCCTGCCGCCCGCCCTTGAGGTACTGGAAGAACGCGAACACGGCAGCAGCCTGAGTCAGTTCGATATTGCCGACGTCCGGATGGAAGCTGCGCCACACTCCCCCGTCCGGATGCACCCGCGCTTCCCACTTGAAGCCGTTGCCGATCATCCAGGCGTTGACGGCGAAGTGGTCGTCGTCAGTCACCTTCAGGAATCCAGCCATACTCGACGATCTGTTCGATCTCGATGGCTTCGGCCGTGCGCATGGCGATCTCGAAATCCAAGGCTTGGATGATCGACAGCGCCTGACCCTTCGCACGGTCGCTCGTCCAAGATGCGAGCCGAGAGTAATAGTTGGAACGCTCTTTCAACTGCTCCATCGTGAAGACCTCGGGGTCGGCGTACAGGTGCAGGTAGTGCGTCGCCTCTACGTGGATGGAAGGGTACGAGGGGAGATCGAACGCTTCAGTCGGGTAAAATGGAGGGCCGGATTCCGCGCTCACTGCTCCGCTCCCTGGCGCGTTCCGAAGTGAGCGACGACGTAGTTGCAACCGTCCTTCGGGTTCTTGGCTATGCCGAAGCCGACGTCCTGGTAGTTGCCGGTCAGGACCGCTTCATGGGTGGGGCTGGCGATCCAGGCGTTGACGACGGAGCTAGTGTCCGGCCAGCACTTCGCAAGGTTCTCCCCCGCGACGCTGTAGACGTACCCGGCTTTCGCGAACCAGTCCCATGACGTAGCGCCGAGGCGGTTGTGAGCCCAATACTGATTAGCCACAAGATCGTCGGCCTTGGCCTGAGCCGATTCGGTCAGCTGAGGGTCTAGGAACAGCATCGCAAGATGCTTGCTCGCCCGGTACTGGTCAACGAGCTCCAGTGCGCCAGGCACCGTCTCGGCAGCTTGCTGCGGGCGGGCCGTGACTGCCGCCGCCGGTGTGACCGCGGGCTCTTGAAGTTGGTTCTGAAAGTTGGTGACGGCCTGGACCAGAAGCCAGATGCCGAGAACGATGAGTGCGCCGCACCCTGCCGCTATGAGCAGCCCGTAGTCTTTGTCCGATA
Coding sequences within it:
- a CDS encoding CAP domain-containing protein, with translation MQRKLSDKDYGLLIAAGCGALIVLGIWLLVQAVTNFQNQLQEPAVTPAAAVTARPQQAAETVPGALELVDQYRASKHLAMLFLDPQLTESAQAKADDLVANQYWAHNRLGATSWDWFAKAGYVYSVAGENLAKCWPDTSSVVNAWIASPTHEAVLTGNYQDVGFGIAKNPKDGCNYVVAHFGTRQGAEQ